The following are encoded together in the Streptomyces sp. NBC_01465 genome:
- a CDS encoding sensor histidine kinase yields MALAESTARQRHSPTLVWAPTAVTVLAGAGGTYIAYLPDHGLLAHTGDFGRDTLSIALAAVSWAVTGSALTGLRPKNAVGRLLTAVSLLLALTALFQAYGVYGAAVADPAWPAARLAAQLFSTLWLPAWLLPYSVLLVLYPQGRPQGRRARVLAWTATAGLALVVVAGALSPSFYDDMVAHGDPPLYAPAVLYSTAFGAGLLLLAAATLAIWVDTGVRLARSRPPQRQQLAWLVAVLPPIGIATFFTDRIVSNTLSMLLPVAVGVGVLRYRLLGIDLVLRRWLVYGTLTAAVVAAYLAATALAGATLGHGVLPGVVAAALVAVGLAPLQGRLQRAVDRFVYGDRRDPLRALARVGDRLATGAEEADGGVLAAVLTATAESVRAPGAELLDVDGELLARCGARPTGSVPAADVPLRLSGTLVGTLRIADRTTHEPYTAADLKVLRALAPSMAAAVRADALARELAAERDRVIGATRAERDRFRRDLHDGLGPALMGIALALQVASDSLDTGDRATARHMVEAARAEADASGAEVRRIIQDLRPGTLDRLDLLGALRERARSFAPDLPVRVSGPAGPARLPPDVETTAYRIACEALTNVVRHAAATRALVELTFADGELTVRVDDDGRGLRHCQDPPPAGTGVGLDSMRARVASHGGTLVVDSPGRLGGTAVTAHLPIEERS; encoded by the coding sequence CGACCCTCGTCTGGGCCCCGACCGCCGTCACCGTGCTCGCGGGCGCCGGTGGCACGTACATCGCGTACCTCCCGGACCACGGACTCCTCGCGCACACCGGCGACTTCGGGCGCGACACCCTGAGCATCGCGCTCGCCGCCGTCAGTTGGGCGGTCACCGGATCCGCCCTCACCGGCCTGCGGCCCAAGAACGCCGTCGGACGGCTGCTGACCGCCGTGAGTCTCCTGCTCGCGCTCACCGCGCTGTTCCAGGCGTACGGCGTGTACGGCGCGGCAGTGGCCGACCCGGCCTGGCCCGCCGCCCGCCTGGCCGCCCAGCTGTTCAGCACGCTGTGGCTGCCCGCCTGGCTGCTGCCGTACAGCGTGCTGCTGGTGCTGTATCCGCAGGGACGGCCGCAGGGACGCCGTGCGCGCGTACTCGCGTGGACGGCGACGGCCGGGCTCGCACTGGTGGTGGTCGCCGGCGCCTTGAGCCCGTCCTTCTACGACGACATGGTCGCGCACGGCGACCCGCCCCTGTACGCCCCCGCCGTCCTGTACTCCACGGCGTTCGGAGCGGGTCTTCTGCTCCTCGCCGCCGCGACGCTCGCCATCTGGGTCGACACCGGGGTGCGCCTGGCCCGTTCGCGCCCACCGCAACGGCAGCAACTGGCCTGGCTGGTGGCCGTCCTGCCGCCGATCGGCATCGCCACGTTCTTCACCGACCGGATCGTCTCCAACACCCTCAGCATGCTGCTGCCGGTGGCCGTCGGCGTCGGTGTGCTGCGCTACCGGCTGCTCGGCATCGATCTCGTCCTGCGCCGCTGGCTGGTGTACGGCACCCTGACCGCGGCCGTCGTCGCCGCCTACCTCGCCGCCACCGCGCTAGCCGGCGCCACCCTCGGGCACGGTGTTCTGCCGGGCGTGGTGGCGGCAGCGCTGGTCGCGGTGGGGCTCGCCCCGCTGCAAGGCCGGCTGCAGCGGGCCGTGGACCGCTTCGTGTACGGCGACCGCCGCGACCCCCTGCGGGCGCTGGCCCGCGTCGGTGACCGGCTCGCGACCGGCGCCGAGGAGGCCGACGGAGGCGTGCTCGCCGCGGTGCTCACCGCCACCGCGGAGTCCGTACGGGCTCCCGGCGCCGAACTTCTGGACGTGGACGGGGAGTTGCTCGCCCGGTGCGGCGCGCGGCCGACAGGTTCCGTACCCGCCGCCGATGTTCCGCTGCGGCTCTCCGGAACGCTGGTCGGCACGCTGCGGATCGCCGACCGTACGACCCATGAGCCGTACACGGCCGCCGACCTGAAGGTGCTCCGCGCCCTCGCCCCCTCGATGGCCGCCGCCGTACGGGCCGATGCCCTTGCCCGGGAGCTGGCGGCGGAGCGCGACCGGGTCATCGGCGCCACCCGCGCCGAACGCGACCGCTTCCGCAGGGACCTGCACGACGGCCTCGGCCCCGCCCTCATGGGAATCGCCCTGGCGCTCCAGGTCGCCTCGGACTCCCTCGACACCGGCGACCGCGCGACGGCCCGGCACATGGTGGAGGCGGCCCGGGCCGAGGCCGACGCGTCCGGTGCCGAGGTCCGGCGCATCATCCAGGACCTGCGCCCGGGAACGCTCGACCGACTGGACCTGCTCGGCGCGTTGCGTGAACGCGCGCGGTCGTTCGCACCGGATCTGCCGGTCCGGGTGAGCGGACCGGCGGGTCCGGCGCGGCTTCCCCCGGACGTGGAGACGACGGCGTACCGGATCGCGTGCGAGGCGCTGACCAACGTGGTACGGCATGCGGCGGCCACTCGGGCACTCGTCGAACTCACCTTTGCCGACGGCGAGTTGACCGTACGGGTGGACGACGACGGCCGAGGCCTGAGGCACTGCCAGGACCCGCCCCCGGCGGGCACCGGAGTGGGCCTCGACAGCATGCGGGCCCGCGTCGCGTCGCACGGCGGGACACTCGTCGTGGACTCGCCCGGCCGGCTCGGCGGAACGGCGGTCACCGCGCACCTCCCCATCGAGGAGCGGTCATGA
- a CDS encoding response regulator transcription factor encodes MTPERPPIRVVVADDHPMYRLGLRAALDSDPGVQVLAEAADGAELLDAVRLHTPDVVITDLSMPGTDGIQAIRAIRQHSPGTGVLALTMHDGDDSVFAALRAGASGYLVKGADRGEIVAAVVQVAAGGAAYGEAVARRIAEFFTSRSAADCATRAFPLLTDRERDVLDLLAAGCANREIARRLRLSDKTVRNHVSAILLKLQVHDRTAAALRAREAGLGRDGFV; translated from the coding sequence ATGACACCCGAGCGGCCACCGATCCGGGTGGTCGTCGCCGACGATCACCCCATGTACCGGCTCGGACTGCGGGCCGCCCTCGACAGCGACCCCGGCGTCCAGGTCCTCGCCGAGGCGGCCGACGGTGCGGAACTCCTCGATGCCGTACGGCTGCACACCCCCGACGTCGTGATCACCGACCTGTCCATGCCGGGCACCGACGGCATCCAGGCCATCCGGGCGATACGGCAGCACAGCCCGGGCACCGGCGTGCTGGCCCTCACCATGCACGACGGCGACGACAGCGTTTTCGCGGCCCTGCGCGCGGGGGCGAGCGGCTACCTGGTCAAAGGAGCCGACCGGGGGGAGATCGTCGCCGCCGTGGTCCAGGTCGCCGCGGGCGGCGCCGCCTACGGAGAGGCCGTGGCCCGGCGCATCGCCGAGTTCTTCACCTCCCGCAGCGCGGCCGACTGCGCGACGCGGGCTTTCCCCCTGCTCACCGACCGCGAACGTGATGTCCTGGACCTGCTGGCGGCCGGCTGCGCCAACCGGGAGATCGCCCGCCGTCTGCGGCTTTCGGACAAGACGGTCCGCAACCACGTCTCGGCGATCCTGCTGAAGCTTCAGGTGCACGACAGGACCGCCGCTGCGCTCCGCGCCCGCGAGGCCGGTCTGGGCCGCGACGGATTCGTGTGA
- a CDS encoding nucleoside deaminase, with amino-acid sequence MTAYAQENSVQELERTWMNEAIGLATASVQNGGGPFGALIAKGGDIVAIGNNNVTSHLDPTAHGEVSAIRAACQELGSFSLEGCVLVTSCEPCPMCLASALWARVDRIIFAADRDDAAAAGFDDRKFYDLFEKRPVELWPLAIERVDMPNRTAPFDAWLAKSDRIDY; translated from the coding sequence ATGACCGCGTACGCCCAAGAGAACAGTGTCCAGGAGCTGGAGCGCACCTGGATGAACGAGGCCATCGGCCTTGCCACCGCCAGCGTGCAGAACGGCGGCGGTCCGTTCGGCGCACTGATCGCCAAGGGCGGCGACATTGTTGCGATCGGCAACAACAACGTCACCTCGCACCTGGACCCGACCGCGCACGGCGAGGTGAGCGCGATTCGTGCCGCCTGCCAGGAGCTGGGCTCCTTCTCCCTCGAGGGCTGTGTCCTGGTCACCTCGTGCGAACCGTGTCCGATGTGTCTCGCCTCCGCGCTGTGGGCGCGCGTCGACCGGATCATTTTCGCCGCAGACCGGGACGACGCCGCGGCGGCCGGTTTCGACGACCGCAAGTTCTACGACCTCTTCGAGAAGCGGCCCGTGGAGCTGTGGCCGCTGGCGATCGAGCGGGTGGACATGCCGAACCGCACGGCGCCCTTCGACGCGTGGCTGGCCAAGTCCGACCGTATCGACTACTGA
- the xdhC gene encoding xanthine dehydrogenase accessory protein XdhC: MTWITAVARLRARRETGVLVTVATVRGHAPREAGAKLVVGRDETWGSIGGGNVEAVAIDRAREMIAVAKSEPELMDFALNDKVTNKHGVQCCGGTVQVLLEPLPVVRAVAVFGAGHVGLELARVLARQDIDLHLVDSRAEMLAGERLRVLDDAVAQVHTHHTPLLPEQVLDELPPGTHVLIMTHDHAEDAALCDAALRTPHLGSIGLIGSAAKWVRFRKRLRTEGGHDDATIDRIKTPIGLADITGKDPATIAVSVAADLLRTFEADGS, translated from the coding sequence ATGACCTGGATCACCGCGGTCGCGCGGTTGCGGGCACGCCGGGAGACCGGCGTGCTGGTGACCGTCGCGACCGTGCGCGGCCACGCCCCGCGCGAAGCCGGCGCGAAGCTGGTGGTGGGGCGGGACGAGACGTGGGGGTCGATCGGCGGCGGCAATGTGGAGGCCGTCGCGATCGACCGGGCCAGGGAGATGATCGCCGTGGCCAAGTCCGAGCCGGAGCTGATGGATTTCGCCCTGAACGACAAGGTCACCAACAAGCACGGCGTCCAGTGCTGCGGCGGCACGGTCCAGGTGCTGCTCGAACCCCTCCCCGTGGTACGGGCTGTGGCCGTCTTCGGCGCCGGACACGTGGGCCTGGAACTGGCACGCGTACTCGCCCGCCAGGACATCGACCTCCATCTGGTCGACTCCCGTGCCGAGATGCTCGCCGGGGAGCGGCTGCGCGTACTGGACGACGCGGTGGCGCAGGTGCATACGCATCACACGCCGCTGCTGCCCGAGCAGGTCCTGGACGAACTGCCGCCCGGCACCCACGTCCTGATCATGACTCATGACCACGCCGAGGACGCCGCGTTGTGCGACGCCGCCCTGCGCACCCCTCACCTCGGCTCCATCGGGCTGATCGGGTCGGCGGCGAAGTGGGTGCGGTTCCGCAAGCGCCTGCGGACCGAGGGCGGCCACGACGACGCCACCATCGACCGGATCAAGACCCCGATCGGGCTGGCCGACATCACCGGGAAGGACCCCGCGACGATCGCCGTGAGCGTCGCCGCCGACCTGCTGCGCACCTTTGAGGCCGACGGGAGCTGA
- the xdhB gene encoding xanthine dehydrogenase molybdopterin binding subunit, with protein MSQLSQRPEKPVVGVSMPHESATQHVTGTALYTDDLVHRTKDLLHAYPVQVMKAHGRITALRTERALAMPGVVRVLTVADVPGVNDAGMKHDEPLFPDTVMFHGHAVAWVLGETLEAARIGAAAVEVELEELPSVITLQEAIAADSFHGARPVMETGDVEAGFADSAHVFTGELQFSDQEHFYLETHAALALIDEAGQVFIQSSTQHPSETQEIVAHVLGLHSHEVTVQCLRMGGGFGGKEMQPHGFAAVAALGAKLTGRPVRVRLNRTQDLTMSGKRHGFHAQWKIGFDADGRVRALDATLTADGGWSLDLSEPVTARALCHIDNTYWLPNARIAGRIAQTNKVSNTAFRGFGGPQGMLVIEDIMGRCAPLLGLDPMELRKRNFYGKGQSTPYGQPVLQPERIAAVWDQVQVNGGVADRKREIAAFNAAHPHTKRALAVTGLKFGISFNLTAFNQAGALVLIYKDGSVLINHGGTEMGQGLHTKMLQVAATSLGIPLHKVRLAPTRTDKVPNTSATAASAGADLNGGAIKNACEQLRERLHQVAATQFGASASDVRIVEGVVRALGSDKELAWDDLVHTAYFQRVQLSASGYYRTEGLHWDVKAFHGSPFKYFAHGAAAAEVEVDGFTGAYRIRRVDIVQDVGDSLSPMIDIGQVEGGFVQGAGWLTLEDMRWDATDGPNRGRLLTQAASTYKLPSFSEMPEEFYVSLMENATEEGAVYGSKAVGEPPLMLAFSVREALRQAAAAFGPSGADVRLASPATPEAVYWAIEEARRGAVAVNGQVRTGVTASSGV; from the coding sequence ATGAGTCAGTTGTCCCAGCGCCCCGAGAAGCCCGTCGTCGGCGTCTCGATGCCGCACGAGAGCGCCACCCAGCACGTCACCGGCACCGCGCTGTACACCGATGACCTGGTCCACCGCACCAAGGACCTGCTGCACGCCTACCCGGTCCAGGTCATGAAGGCCCACGGCAGGATCACCGCGCTGCGTACCGAGCGCGCGCTCGCGATGCCGGGCGTGGTCCGCGTACTCACCGTTGCCGACGTGCCCGGCGTCAACGATGCCGGGATGAAGCACGACGAGCCGCTCTTCCCCGACACGGTGATGTTCCACGGGCACGCGGTCGCCTGGGTGCTCGGCGAGACCCTGGAGGCGGCCAGGATCGGTGCGGCGGCCGTCGAGGTCGAGCTCGAGGAACTGCCCTCCGTGATCACGCTCCAGGAAGCAATCGCGGCGGACAGTTTCCACGGCGCCCGGCCCGTGATGGAGACCGGCGATGTCGAGGCGGGCTTCGCCGACTCCGCGCACGTGTTCACCGGCGAGCTCCAGTTCTCCGACCAGGAGCACTTCTATCTGGAGACGCACGCCGCGCTGGCCCTGATCGACGAAGCCGGACAGGTCTTCATCCAGAGCAGCACCCAGCATCCCTCCGAGACGCAGGAGATCGTCGCGCACGTCCTGGGTCTGCACAGTCACGAGGTGACCGTGCAGTGTCTGCGGATGGGCGGCGGCTTCGGCGGCAAGGAAATGCAGCCGCACGGCTTCGCGGCCGTCGCCGCGCTCGGCGCCAAGCTGACCGGCCGGCCGGTCCGGGTCCGGCTGAACCGTACGCAGGACCTGACCATGTCCGGCAAGCGGCACGGGTTCCACGCCCAGTGGAAGATCGGCTTCGATGCCGACGGCCGCGTCCGGGCCCTGGACGCCACTCTGACCGCGGACGGCGGCTGGAGCCTGGACCTCTCCGAGCCGGTCACCGCCCGCGCGCTCTGCCACATCGACAACACGTACTGGCTGCCCAACGCGCGCATCGCCGGTCGTATCGCCCAGACCAACAAGGTCTCCAACACCGCTTTCCGCGGCTTCGGCGGACCGCAGGGCATGCTGGTCATCGAGGACATCATGGGCCGCTGCGCGCCGCTGCTCGGCCTGGACCCGATGGAGCTGCGGAAGCGCAACTTCTACGGGAAGGGCCAGTCGACGCCGTACGGTCAGCCGGTCCTCCAGCCGGAGCGGATCGCCGCCGTCTGGGACCAGGTCCAGGTCAACGGCGGCGTCGCCGACCGCAAGCGCGAGATCGCCGCGTTCAACGCCGCGCACCCGCACACCAAGCGGGCGCTCGCCGTCACCGGCCTGAAGTTCGGCATCTCCTTCAACCTGACGGCCTTCAACCAGGCCGGCGCGCTGGTGCTGATCTACAAGGACGGCTCGGTCCTGATCAACCACGGCGGCACCGAGATGGGCCAGGGTCTGCACACCAAGATGCTGCAGGTCGCCGCGACCTCCCTCGGTATTCCGCTGCACAAGGTCCGGCTCGCCCCGACGCGTACGGACAAGGTGCCCAACACCTCGGCCACCGCGGCCAGTGCGGGCGCGGACCTCAACGGCGGGGCGATCAAGAACGCCTGCGAGCAGCTGCGCGAGCGGCTCCACCAGGTGGCCGCGACCCAGTTCGGCGCCAGCGCCTCGGACGTGCGCATCGTCGAGGGTGTCGTACGGGCTCTGGGCAGCGACAAGGAGCTGGCCTGGGACGACCTGGTGCACACCGCGTACTTCCAGCGGGTCCAGCTCTCCGCGTCCGGCTACTACCGGACCGAGGGTCTGCACTGGGACGTGAAGGCATTCCACGGCTCGCCGTTCAAGTACTTCGCCCACGGCGCCGCTGCGGCCGAGGTCGAGGTGGACGGCTTCACCGGCGCGTACCGCATCCGGCGCGTCGACATCGTGCAGGACGTCGGCGACAGCCTCTCCCCGATGATCGACATCGGTCAGGTCGAGGGCGGCTTCGTCCAGGGAGCGGGCTGGCTGACGCTCGAGGACATGCGCTGGGACGCCACCGACGGGCCGAACCGGGGCCGGCTGCTCACCCAGGCCGCGAGCACGTACAAGCTGCCGAGTTTCTCGGAGATGCCCGAGGAGTTCTACGTCTCGCTGATGGAGAACGCCACCGAGGAGGGTGCGGTCTACGGGTCCAAGGCCGTGGGTGAGCCTCCGTTGATGCTGGCCTTCTCGGTACGGGAGGCGCTGCGGCAGGCTGCCGCGGCGTTCGGGCCGAGTGGGGCCGACGTGCGGCTGGCCTCGCCGGCGACGCCGGAAGCGGTGTACTGGGCGATCGAGGAGGCCCGCAGGGGGGCTGTCGCCGTGAACGGCCAGGTCCGGACCGGCGTGACCGCGTCGAGCGGTGTCTGA
- a CDS encoding xanthine dehydrogenase small subunit, which yields MVAAYIVVNGEEAPISPAAPHTTALDFLRERGLTGTKEGCAEGECGACSVLVARPGVDKPTDWVAVNACLIPAAALDGQEVITSEGLARTGEAGTPATLHPVQEEMAVRGGSQCGYCTPGFVCSMAAEYYRPGRCAHPEPDSGTDADDSTGSDGSTDAEHGPNGFDLHALSGNLCRCTGYRPIRDAAYAVGEPTDEDPLAQRREQSPPTARATEYVQDDSTFLRTNTLAETVELLRERPGAVLVAGSTDWGVEVNIRSRRADCVVAIDRLPELRELRVESDHIEIGAALTLTEIERRLDGDVPLLAELIPQFASRLIRNSATLGGNLGTGSPIGDSPPVLLALDASLILAGADGEREVPLADYFTGYRQSVRRPGELIRSVRIPLPLSPVTAFHKIAKRRFDDISSVAVAFALDIEGGVVRKARIGLGGVAATPIRSLATEAALEGKAWTAENVEAAARVLRGEGTPMSDHRASSLYRSAMLGQSLLKLYAHTTEAAKS from the coding sequence ATGGTAGCGGCGTACATCGTGGTCAACGGCGAAGAAGCACCGATTTCACCTGCTGCTCCGCACACCACAGCGCTGGACTTCCTGCGCGAGCGCGGCCTCACCGGAACCAAGGAAGGCTGCGCCGAGGGCGAGTGCGGTGCCTGTTCGGTCCTGGTGGCCCGCCCCGGGGTGGACAAGCCCACCGACTGGGTGGCGGTCAACGCCTGCCTGATCCCCGCCGCGGCGCTCGACGGCCAGGAGGTCATCACCTCCGAGGGTCTCGCCCGTACCGGCGAGGCCGGCACCCCGGCCACCCTGCACCCGGTGCAGGAGGAGATGGCGGTCCGCGGCGGCTCCCAGTGCGGCTACTGCACCCCGGGCTTCGTCTGCAGCATGGCCGCCGAGTACTACCGGCCGGGCCGCTGCGCGCACCCGGAGCCGGACAGCGGCACGGACGCGGACGACAGCACGGGCTCGGACGGCAGCACTGACGCCGAGCACGGCCCGAACGGTTTCGACCTGCACGCACTCAGCGGAAACCTGTGCCGATGCACCGGCTACCGCCCGATTCGCGATGCCGCGTACGCCGTCGGCGAGCCCACGGACGAGGACCCCCTCGCCCAGCGCCGCGAGCAGTCCCCGCCCACGGCCCGCGCCACCGAGTACGTCCAGGACGACAGCACGTTCCTGCGCACGAACACCCTTGCCGAGACAGTGGAGTTGCTGCGCGAGCGGCCCGGCGCGGTACTGGTCGCCGGCTCCACCGACTGGGGCGTCGAGGTGAACATCCGCTCCCGCCGCGCCGACTGCGTGGTCGCCATCGACCGGCTGCCCGAACTGCGGGAGCTGCGGGTCGAGTCCGATCACATCGAGATCGGTGCCGCGCTGACGCTCACCGAGATCGAACGCCGTCTCGACGGCGACGTCCCGTTGCTGGCGGAGCTGATCCCGCAGTTCGCGTCCCGGCTCATCCGCAACAGCGCGACCCTCGGCGGGAACCTCGGCACCGGCTCCCCCATCGGTGACAGCCCGCCGGTACTGCTCGCGCTGGACGCGTCGCTGATCCTCGCCGGCGCCGACGGCGAGCGCGAGGTCCCGCTGGCCGACTACTTCACCGGCTACCGGCAGAGCGTGCGACGTCCCGGCGAGCTGATCCGCTCGGTGCGCATCCCGCTGCCGCTGTCGCCGGTCACGGCCTTCCACAAGATCGCCAAGCGGCGCTTCGACGACATCTCCAGCGTGGCGGTCGCCTTCGCGCTCGACATCGAGGGCGGTGTCGTACGCAAGGCACGCATCGGTCTGGGCGGTGTCGCCGCCACTCCGATCCGCTCGCTCGCCACCGAGGCAGCACTGGAGGGCAAGGCCTGGACGGCGGAGAATGTAGAGGCCGCGGCCCGCGTGCTGCGCGGAGAGGGAACGCCGATGAGCGATCACCGCGCCAGCTCCCTCTACCGCTCCGCGATGCTCGGCCAGAGCCTGCTGAAGCTTTACGCGCACACCACCGAGGCGGCGAAGTCATGA
- a CDS encoding PucR family transcriptional regulator, whose translation MERITLSPRTAGTLAEEVPRLVREVEGILRTRFATVASKLAAETLREDRAYAALLTHHELSERIHLNLCRALADVTQAVQGLPLDLGDAMATGSRRVEQGLPLTSLLRTYRQGGRLLWQTLSEVVTERFPAELPTLLPAAAVVWDVMEQTTDAVAESYRLAEAARAARDQDRRHALLDALLDGSGAGLASEAAAQLGLPEYGRYAVIELLPTPGAPSHSPPPAGPRILWRIRADSETGLVHLADHRIEELRDQLVAYGTRAGISPVVDSVADLGRARWLAELALRTCRPHERGPVLLDDRLPEALIAAQGDLGARLRTTVFGRVLALPPDECEILLATLEAWLGTGGSAASAGERLYCHRNTVSNRLRRLEHLTGRTLNDPSHLVELSLALAALRQYGP comes from the coding sequence ATGGAGCGGATCACGTTGTCACCCCGCACAGCCGGCACCCTCGCGGAGGAAGTGCCGCGCCTCGTCCGGGAGGTGGAGGGCATCCTGCGGACCCGGTTCGCGACGGTGGCCTCGAAGCTCGCCGCCGAAACGCTCCGCGAGGACCGCGCGTACGCCGCGCTGCTCACCCATCACGAGCTGAGCGAGAGGATCCACCTCAATCTCTGCCGGGCCCTGGCCGATGTCACGCAGGCCGTCCAGGGACTGCCCCTGGACCTCGGCGACGCGATGGCCACGGGAAGCAGGCGCGTCGAGCAGGGCCTGCCGCTCACCTCCCTTCTGCGCACCTACCGGCAGGGCGGCAGGCTGCTGTGGCAGACGCTCAGCGAGGTGGTCACCGAGCGGTTCCCTGCGGAGCTGCCCACGCTGCTGCCGGCCGCCGCCGTGGTGTGGGACGTCATGGAGCAGACGACGGACGCCGTCGCCGAGTCGTACCGGCTGGCCGAGGCGGCGCGGGCCGCACGCGACCAGGACCGCCGGCACGCGCTGCTCGACGCGCTTCTGGACGGCTCGGGCGCCGGTCTCGCCTCGGAGGCGGCCGCGCAGCTGGGGCTGCCCGAGTACGGCCGCTACGCGGTGATCGAGCTGCTCCCGACCCCTGGGGCGCCGTCGCACTCGCCCCCGCCTGCGGGCCCGCGGATCCTCTGGCGCATCCGGGCGGACAGCGAGACGGGTCTCGTCCACCTCGCGGACCACCGCATCGAGGAGCTCAGGGATCAGCTCGTCGCGTACGGGACGCGGGCCGGCATCAGCCCTGTCGTGGACTCCGTCGCCGACCTCGGACGGGCCCGCTGGCTGGCCGAGTTGGCGCTGCGCACCTGCCGCCCCCATGAGCGCGGCCCCGTACTGCTCGACGACCGGCTGCCCGAAGCGCTGATCGCCGCCCAGGGAGACCTCGGCGCCCGGCTGCGTACGACCGTGTTCGGACGCGTCCTGGCGCTGCCGCCCGACGAGTGCGAGATCCTGCTGGCCACGCTGGAGGCCTGGCTGGGGACCGGAGGGTCGGCGGCGTCCGCGGGCGAGCGGCTGTACTGCCACCGCAACACCGTCTCCAACCGGCTGCGCCGCCTCGAACACCTCACGGGACGGACCCTGAACGACCCGTCCCACCTGGTCGAACTGTCCCTGGCGCTGGCCGCGTTGCGGCAGTACGGACCGTAG
- a CDS encoding esterase/lipase family protein: MYLSIRRRLRRTGHAAALVVAGALLATGPAGSASAASPVADAQALQATGLPGANDWNCRPSAAHPRPVVLVHGTFVTGTVNWIELAPLLKAQGYCVFALTYGRMPNVPVMAAIAPMEQSARELKTFVDGVLAATGAAKVDMVGHSQGGLLPRYYEKFLGGAEKTGRFVALGPTSHGTTLSGLATLLQAIPGAPQAVLGSWCPACLDQARGSDFLAKVNAGGDTVPGVDYTVISTRLDFIVTPVRTQFLEGPRVRNVYTQDLCLLDTAQHATLQIDPVALHEVLNALDPGHATPTGCRLLP; the protein is encoded by the coding sequence ATGTACCTCTCCATCCGCCGCAGGCTGCGGCGAACAGGACACGCCGCAGCCCTCGTTGTGGCCGGCGCCCTCCTCGCCACCGGTCCTGCAGGCAGCGCGTCCGCCGCCTCCCCGGTCGCCGACGCCCAGGCGCTCCAGGCGACCGGCCTGCCCGGCGCCAACGACTGGAACTGCAGGCCGAGCGCCGCGCACCCCCGGCCCGTCGTCCTCGTCCACGGCACCTTCGTGACCGGCACCGTGAACTGGATCGAACTCGCCCCGCTCCTCAAGGCGCAGGGCTACTGCGTCTTCGCCCTCACCTACGGGCGGATGCCGAACGTGCCCGTGATGGCCGCGATCGCCCCCATGGAACAGTCCGCGCGCGAGCTCAAGACCTTCGTCGACGGAGTGCTCGCCGCGACCGGAGCGGCCAAGGTCGACATGGTCGGCCACTCGCAGGGCGGCCTGCTGCCGCGCTACTACGAGAAGTTCCTGGGCGGCGCCGAGAAGACCGGCCGGTTCGTCGCGCTCGGCCCGACCAGCCACGGCACCACCCTCTCCGGCCTCGCCACCCTCCTCCAGGCGATCCCCGGCGCGCCCCAGGCGGTGCTCGGGAGCTGGTGCCCGGCCTGCCTCGACCAGGCCAGGGGCTCCGACTTCCTGGCGAAGGTCAACGCGGGCGGCGACACCGTGCCCGGCGTCGACTACACCGTGATCTCCACCCGGCTCGACTTCATCGTGACCCCGGTGCGTACGCAGTTCCTCGAAGGTCCGCGGGTCCGCAACGTGTACACCCAGGACCTCTGCCTGCTGGACACCGCCCAGCACGCCACCCTGCAGATCGACCCCGTAGCCCTGCACGAGGTCCTGAACGCCCTCGACCCGGGCCACGCGACGCCGACGGGCTGCCGTCTCCTTCCGTAG